The DNA window CAAGCGCAGAGGTCTGCTCCGTGGCCGATGGACTGATTCCGCGCACTCTTGTCGACAGCAGTTCACCCATCGTAATCTCCTCCTGTCACGTTTTTACGTCTACTCAACATGAATCGCAAAGTCCGGGCATGTACGCTCGCAGAGTCCGCACTTGATGCAATTCTCGACGCCAACGGCAGCTGCGACGTTGAAGCCCTTCCTGTTGACCTCGGACGTCATCTGCATTACCTTTTTCGGGCAGGCGGCGACACAGAGCCTGCACCCTTTACAGAGATTACCGTCTACATAAACCGCCATTTCGGTTACCTCCCCAAAAGTCGCTGAGTTGTCCCAACGAGCTTTACCATGGAATACATGACATGCGCTCC is part of the Pyramidobacter porci genome and encodes:
- a CDS encoding 4Fe-4S binding protein, producing MAVYVDGNLCKGCRLCVAACPKKVMQMTSEVNRKGFNVAAAVGVENCIKCGLCERTCPDFAIHVE